The DNA segment AAAGAAAAAAAATGATTCGATTTAACTTTAAAATATTTGTAATACTTTTTTTGTTTGTTTCCTCTTTGTTATCACAAGAAGGAACAAAACTCATCGCTTGGAAACCCATTGCCGAAGCAAATGGATACCAAATTCAAATTAAAGACAAAACAGGAAAGTTGATCCTGGATAAAAAAATCGATACCGCCTATCATTCAATTGAAGAGTTACCTTCTGGAATTTACATGGTACGTACTGCACCTCTCAATTTATTCAAAAAACCTGCTGTTTGGTCAATATGGAAAGATCTAGAAATCATCATTTCGGAACCTCCTCAAATTGTGAAAGAAGTTGAAAAACCAATCATACTTCCAAAAACCGAATCCAAAAAAGAAAAAACGATCTCTCCGATTTCTATTGAAGGAGAACATTTCTTAGAAGCCACAAAGGTAGATTTAAGTAAAAAAGATGACCAACTACCAATTGTTAGTAAAGAAGTTAAGTCTTCCGAACGCATTGAATTAAAGGTTGATACAACTGAGGCAAAAACCGGTCCTTATGATTTAACTGTAACAAATCCATACCAAAAACCAAAAGTAGTGAAAAATTTTGTGCAAGTGGAAGTTCCAAAATCGGAATCAAAACAAGAAAACCTAGAAGAAATCAAAAAAAACGAAAGAGTCAAAACTGTTCCAGAATCTTCAACGCAAGTTTCAAATAACCAAACAATCAATGGTAACAATTCGAACACTCAGAAACAAAAAGTTACTCTTCCAAAAGGAAAACCATTTCGAGATTTTTCATATGAAGAAATGATGTTGTTTTTAGAATCAGATGTTGCAGTGAATTGTAAAAACACAAAAATCCCAGCATTCACTTTAAGTGAGTGCCACAAAACATATGTTATATTAAATTTTTCAAGCGAAGATAATCAATCGGTTTTTGAGTTTTACAAATTAGTTAGCGAAAACGAAACCAATCGTATCAGTGCCTATCGATACTTTTCAAGTCATTGTAATCCAAAATTCAGACCTGCCATCGAAAGGATGGAACTTCAATGGAAAAATAGAACCAATTTGGATCCAGAAGAACGCCAATCACTGGCAGAAGAATTACCAAAATTTCGTTCTTGTTCGAGATAAAATAGATATCTTTTGCTTGTAATGAATTTATTTTTTAGTCCAATGAAGGCAATGAGACATTCGTTTTATCTACTCCTCGGAATTTGTTTTTTAAGTTTGCAAACTTTACATTCCGAACCTTCAGTCCTAAGCCAAAATGTGAAGGAAGTAACCACTCGCATCCAAGACTTAGCACTTTACCCCACCCTTTCGAAAAAAAGACTTTATGGTGCGGTTGCAAAAGGTGGCGCAATTCGATTTGATCTGAAGGCTGGAGAATCTTCGCCCCAATCCATAGGAATCGGTGTAGCAACTGATGGTAAATTGAAAGAATGGGTATTAACAGTTTATTCTGGAAATGGACAAAGTGAAAACTCGGCAATTCTACGCAAAGAGAGGATTGAAGGAGAGTCCCAGTGGGTGTTTGAATTACTCGCTCCTCCCGATGAAATTACGATCGAAATCCAAAATGCCAACTCAGAAACACCAGTGGCTGTCGTAGAAATCATTCATGGTTATTATTATGGTTATTCAGTTGATAAGGAAAACCACAACAAACCACAATCCCAAAATCCTACAAAACCCAACCCAACAGAACCGGAAAAACTCTCTCCGAATGACATTCAGAATCGTACTGAGTTTTACCGAGCTCCCATCACCAAAGACTGATTAAGGTTTTTAAAAATATAGTCAGTGTAATCATTATAACATGATGGTGACATGTGACCTGCATCGCTAAACTCGTTGCAGGTGTATGTAGGATCATCATTCATATTCCAAAATGGGATTCCATTTTGTTTGTGGTATTCCACGATACGAGGATACCAATCTTCATAAACGGTTCCCTCTTTATTCTCCGCTACTGATACTTTTAAATTCCTTATGTGATCCATATAAGGCAAAGATAACCTAACCCAAATGACAGCAGAAGGAACATTTAACTGTTTTGCTAATTGTAAAGATTGATCAGTGAAACTCAAAATATTATCAGAAAATCGAAATGGAACTAAGTAAGAATGAAAATCGCCAATTGCTGATTTTTTTAATAATTCTGGTGGGAGGACTGCTTGGTGTGTCCCAGGTGTCATTGCAGAACCTTTCCCCTTTTTCAAATTTGCCATAAGGTTATCTCGCAAACTTCGATAAGGATATAATAAAGTGTCTTTATTTTTGGCTCTTGTGATGATAACTTCCAATTTAGGACGGTATTGATATGCACGGAACATACGTTTTGCGATCAATGTTGAAATATCATCTGTTGAAAATCTGGAAAAATGTTTTAATACAAATGAAACATTGAGGCCATTGGTTAAGGTTTCATCTACTTTTAATGTAGCAGCAGAGTTAAACATTTCTACAGAATGATCGAATAAAAAGAAGTCTGGTTTTACTTCATCTTTTGCAAACTGCTCCATCCATTGTAAAACGTAATCTGGTTTCCCGCCGGGAACAGAAAAATTAAACATTACCCAACCAGGGTACTTTTTATGAATGTATTCGTTATCAAAAAGTAGAGCTCTTGAATTTCCAAAATAGACAATCACCTTATCTCTATCTTTGAGATTTAAGTATTCTTTTAAGTCTTCGTATAA comes from the Leptospira ellinghausenii genome and includes:
- a CDS encoding DUF1574 domain-containing protein; protein product: MDLIRNRYLLVPFLVVFLTFCLDKLLVLENVHTYFSKSLSDINYIQKNELYEDLKEYLNLKDRDKVIVYFGNSRALLFDNEYIHKKYPGWVMFNFSVPGGKPDYVLQWMEQFAKDEVKPDFFLFDHSVEMFNSAATLKVDETLTNGLNVSFVLKHFSRFSTDDISTLIAKRMFRAYQYRPKLEVIITRAKNKDTLLYPYRSLRDNLMANLKKGKGSAMTPGTHQAVLPPELLKKSAIGDFHSYLVPFRFSDNILSFTDQSLQLAKQLNVPSAVIWVRLSLPYMDHIRNLKVSVAENKEGTVYEDWYPRIVEYHKQNGIPFWNMNDDPTYTCNEFSDAGHMSPSCYNDYTDYIFKNLNQSLVMGAR